AGAAAGGTGGTGAACGACAAATTTTTGCTCCCGAAAAAAAGTTGAAGGCAATTCAGAAGCGACTGAATTATTTTTTGCAAGCGTATTATTTGTGGATGAAGCCAAATGAAGTGCATGGCTTTGTTGTGAATCCTCACTACTTAGGGACACATTGCAATATCGTTGAGAATGCTAAAGTTCACATCGGTAAAAAGCATGTGTTGAATATTGACTTGAAAGATTTTTTTCCAAGTATATCTGCAATGCAGGTGAAGGACGTTTTTACTTCCGAGTGTTTCAACTTTAATGATTCAGTTGCAACAGCATTGACTTTACTGACAACTTATGAAGGCAAACTTCCAATTGGTGCACCAACTTCGCCAGTGATTTCAAATTTCATTTGTCTGAAACTTGACAATGACTTGAAAGAGTTTTGCAACACAAACGGTTTACTATTTTCCCGTTACGCTGATGATTTAACTTTTTCAGCTGATACACTCATTTCAAACGACACAGTTCTTGACATCATTAACCTGATTAAGAAAAATAACTTTCAAATCAACGAGAAGAAACTTCGTTTGAAATCATCAAACAGAAAACAAACCGTAACAGGTTTGACAGTGAATGAAAAAGTAAATGTTGACAGAAAACTATTGAAGAAAATTCGGGCAATGCTACATGACATGACAACAAACGGCATTGACACAGCAACACAGCGACACTTTAATTTTAGAGGAGAAATTGAAATCCAACACAGGGCAAAATTTATTCATCGTCTTGAAGGTTACATCAACTTTGTTGGACAAGTGAGAGGAAAAAGTGACGGACTTTATTTTAAACAGAAAACTTTATTTGACAGTTTATTTAAGAGCAAGAACAATGAATAATCAGCCCACAAAAAATAAATTAGTGGCAAACGGCAAATGATTTAAGGCTTATGAAATGGCTAAAAGGTTAAAGGAGACGGGTAGATTTGATTTATTGTTGAAAATGGAACATGCCGTTCCTAAAGAACAGACTAAAGACGGCAAACTGCATCACGTATTTGAACAATCGTTTGACTGTAAACCATACTATACAAAAAATGTTTATGAAACAAAGGTTAGATAACATACATCACCATCCCTGTGTTAAAAAGTGGAATTTGGCAATTGAGTTTACCGACCACAAACATTCAAGTGCAGGGTTTTATGAACTTAATTTGCCGGGTGTTTATGTAGTTGATGTTACTTAAATGGAATGGTAAGTAGCAATTTCTACATTCAAAGTCTCCTGAAATGAGGGAGACTTTGAATGGATAAAAATAGTAAAAGAATGAAACTATCAAAGAACAAATACAACGATTTACTTGATAACATTGGTTCAACCTTGCAAAAAGCAAGAGAGAATGCAATTAAAGCAATCAATACAGAGTTAGTGAAAGCCAATTGGGAAATAGGCAGACACATTGTTGAATATGAGCAGCAAGGAAAAGAGCGGGCAGAGTATGGAACGGAATTGTTGGTTTCTCTTTCCAAAGACTTAAAGACGAGATTCGGTAAAGGATTCAGTCGTTCAAGCCTTCAACTGATGCGGCTTTTCTATATCAAATACCCGAATTTCCAGACGATGTTCGGAAAATCTGAAATTCGCCAGACAGTGTCTGGCAAATCTGCAAAACGCCAGACAGTGTCCGGCATATTGCTGAGTTGGAGCCACTATGCTGAATTACTCACGGTTTCGGACGACTTGGCAAGAAGTTTCTACGAGAAACAGAGTATTAAAGAAAACTGGAGTTTCAGAGAAATGAAACGGCAGATTGATTCCGCTTTGTTTCAACGATTGGCATTAAGCACCGACAAGAAAGGTGTGTTGGCATTAGCAAAGAAAGGACATGAACTAATTTCAGCAAAGGATGCAGTGAAAGACCCTTATGTTTTTGAATTTCTTGAATTGCCGAAAGACGGCATCATTAAAGAAAGAGGGCTTGAAAAGAAACTCATTGACAACTTGCAGAAATTTCTGTTGGAACTTGGGAAAGGTTTTTCATTCGTGGCAAGACAATTTAAAATCACAGTTGACAACGAACACAATTTTATTGACCTTGTTTTTTATCATCGCATTTTAAAATGTTTTGTGCTGATTGATTTGAAAACAAAAAAAGTAACACACAAGGACATCGGGCAGATGAATCTATATCTGAACTACTTTAAAGAAGAAGAAAATACCGAAGGAGACAATGAACCAATCGGAATTATCATTGCCACAGATAAACATGAATTCACAGTAAAGTATGCAACTGGTGGATTGACCAATAAAATTTTCGTTTCAAAATATCAGTTGTATTTACCTGACCAAAAAGCGTTAGAACAAAAAGTAAAGGAAATAATTGACAATGATTAGGCACCCACAAAAAAATATGTCCTGCCCTGAAATAGGTTTGCACAAAAAAGTGTAAAACATGGACAAAAAAATCATTTATGAGTAAATTTCAATCCAATTTACTCAAGTGAAGAATTGTGAAAAATACACAGGTTAAGAAGAAAAGCATGGGCAGTTATTGGTGAGAAAACGTAAACAAAGAGTACAAACAACAAACTCTCATCAGTAGTTTAGGAAATTCCAAATACAATTTACGCTTTTACTTCTACAGAAACCATTCACTTTTTAATAAAAACATCTACCTTATAACAAACACAGCCCCCTCAATTCTAATCCTATTTTGCACTATTAAACAAAATGAACTGATAAAAATTGTAGTTTCGGTTTTTTTTAATCTATGGTTCGAAAAATTCACTTTCTTTTTTTATTGACTCTTTGGTGCAGTTTGTTGTCTGCACAGTCTTATAATCCGTCAGAGATAAAATTAGGTCTTGAAAAGCTCAATACCGTTGGCACGGTATTGTATATTGCTGCTCACCCTGATGATGAAAATACAAGGCTGCTCACCTATTTATCAAAAGAAAAACATTTACGCACGTGTTATCTGAGCCTCAATCGTGGCGAAGGCGGACAAAATCTTATTGGTAAAGAACAAGGAGCGGCCTTAGGAATTATCCGTACTAACGAATTGTTGCAAGCCAGAAAAATTGATGGTGCAGAACAATACTTTACACGAGCCATTGATTTTGGTTATAGCAAATCACCGGAAGAAACTTTTACTTTCTGGAATCATGACAGCGTACTGGCAGATGTGGTTTATATCATCCGATTAATTCAACCGGATGTCATTATTACCCGCTTTCCTACTACTGGCGAAGGCGGACACGGGCATCATACAGCCAGTGCAATTTTAGCGGGAGAAGCTTTTAAAATGGCTGCTGACAATAAATATTTTCCTGAGCAACTTAAAACTTTAAAGCCCTGGCAGGCAAAAACACTGTATTGGAACACCTTTAATTTTGGAAATAATAACACACAACGTGATGACCAATTGAAAACAGATGTTGGGTTTTTCAATACATGGTGGGGAAAAGGATGTGGTGAAATTGCAGCACTAAGCCGAAGTCAGCACAAGAGTCAGGGGTTTGGTGTAGAAATTATCAGAGGTTCTATGCTTGAATATTTAAAAAACATTGATGGCGACACCTCATGTACAACAATATTTTGCAAAAGTAATTTCAGTTGGAACAGAATTAAAGGCACAGAAGCAATAAAGACCCTTTCTGAAACAGCCTTGCTTAAATTTGATATGAAAAACCCTGCTGCTATTTTACCTGACTTGCTAAAGATTCATGATGAATTAAACAAATTACAGGATAACCACTGGAGAAATCTAAAAATTAAGGAAACCGAGCAACTTATTTTGTCTTGTGCAGGTTTATGGTTTGATGCTACCTCGAATCAACCTTATGTAACTCAAGGTGACAGCATCGCTATTAAGCTCAGCTCCATTATATATTCTCAAACGCCTGCAACTATTGAATCTATATCATACTTACCATTTGCTGATACAAGTATGAGTACAAAGCTTGAGTACAATAAAATCTGGTCGCATGAAAAATCGTTTGTTGTGCCTGCAAGCATTCCATATAGTATTCACTATTGGCTGAAAAACAAACCTGAATCAGGTCGTTATGTTTTAGACAACCCAAACATGATTGAGAAACCTGTTAATGATGCCGTTTTTTCTGTATCTGTAAGAGTAAAAATTTCAGACCATCTATTAACCTTTAATCTGCCGGTGCGATACAAATGGATTGACCCGGTAGAGGGCGAAAAATACAGAACAACCAGTGTAGTCCCACCCGTTTCTGTAAACTTTAATGAGAATGTTTGTCTTTTAATAAACAATAAAACCGGCCATCTGAAGCTTACAGTACGAAGTCTTAGTAAATCCTTTACTGGCAAAATTAGATTAACCATACCGGCAGGGTATAAAGTCAATCCTTCTGAATTTGAAGTTAAAGAACTTTCAAAAAACGAGCGCCTGATTTTTAATGCTACAATACAACAGGACACAAAGGCTGATGCTGATCAAAGGATAGCAAATCAATTTTTACAAGTAAGTATTTTACCAAATAATACAGAAGCATATTCTTTGCAGGAAATCAACTACGAGCACATCCCCTACCAATATTATTTCA
This portion of the Bacteroidia bacterium genome encodes:
- a CDS encoding PIG-L family deacetylase, which gives rise to MVRKIHFLFLLTLWCSLLSAQSYNPSEIKLGLEKLNTVGTVLYIAAHPDDENTRLLTYLSKEKHLRTCYLSLNRGEGGQNLIGKEQGAALGIIRTNELLQARKIDGAEQYFTRAIDFGYSKSPEETFTFWNHDSVLADVVYIIRLIQPDVIITRFPTTGEGGHGHHTASAILAGEAFKMAADNKYFPEQLKTLKPWQAKTLYWNTFNFGNNNTQRDDQLKTDVGFFNTWWGKGCGEIAALSRSQHKSQGFGVEIIRGSMLEYLKNIDGDTSCTTIFCKSNFSWNRIKGTEAIKTLSETALLKFDMKNPAAILPDLLKIHDELNKLQDNHWRNLKIKETEQLILSCAGLWFDATSNQPYVTQGDSIAIKLSSIIYSQTPATIESISYLPFADTSMSTKLEYNKIWSHEKSFVVPASIPYSIHYWLKNKPESGRYVLDNPNMIEKPVNDAVFSVSVRVKISDHLLTFNLPVRYKWIDPVEGEKYRTTSVVPPVSVNFNENVCLLINNKTGHLKLTVRSLSKSFTGKIRLTIPAGYKVNPSEFEVKELSKNERLIFNATIQQDTKADADQRIANQFLQVSILPNNTEAYSLQEINYEHIPYQYYFKPSEVKIVPLQLQTSKGKIGYIEGAGDEVMQCLQNAGYNISVLKEENLRNDNLSNYSVIIAGVRAYNTNDWLMGYKNKLMDFVSSGGTFIVQYNTNNNLGKLGNNIGPYPFKISRKRVTDEYAEIRFTEPENKILNTPNKITAEDFRGWVQERGIYFAEDIDPKYQAPLSCNDKGESPLNGSLIVAKSGKGHFVYTGLAFFRQLPAGVPGAYRLFSNLMALPSSQE
- a CDS encoding reverse transcriptase family protein, with amino-acid sequence MQQATDILKFSAENKKHIHKYFYVGSHHLHKSLQSLKKHELNALLLLTVESPSELCRLLKTSFFQLEEIINNPTYRNYSIKKKKGGERQIFAPEKKLKAIQKRLNYFLQAYYLWMKPNEVHGFVVNPHYLGTHCNIVENAKVHIGKKHVLNIDLKDFFPSISAMQVKDVFTSECFNFNDSVATALTLLTTYEGKLPIGAPTSPVISNFICLKLDNDLKEFCNTNGLLFSRYADDLTFSADTLISNDTVLDIINLIKKNNFQINEKKLRLKSSNRKQTVTGLTVNEKVNVDRKLLKKIRAMLHDMTTNGIDTATQRHFNFRGEIEIQHRAKFIHRLEGYINFVGQVRGKSDGLYFKQKTLFDSLFKSKNNE
- a CDS encoding PDDEXK nuclease domain-containing protein; amino-acid sequence: MKLSKNKYNDLLDNIGSTLQKARENAIKAINTELVKANWEIGRHIVEYEQQGKERAEYGTELLVSLSKDLKTRFGKGFSRSSLQLMRLFYIKYPNFQTMFGKSEIRQTVSGKSAKRQTVSGILLSWSHYAELLTVSDDLARSFYEKQSIKENWSFREMKRQIDSALFQRLALSTDKKGVLALAKKGHELISAKDAVKDPYVFEFLELPKDGIIKERGLEKKLIDNLQKFLLELGKGFSFVARQFKITVDNEHNFIDLVFYHRILKCFVLIDLKTKKVTHKDIGQMNLYLNYFKEEENTEGDNEPIGIIIATDKHEFTVKYATGGLTNKIFVSKYQLYLPDQKALEQKVKEIIDND